The following coding sequences are from one Cygnus olor isolate bCygOlo1 chromosome 2, bCygOlo1.pri.v2, whole genome shotgun sequence window:
- the BFSP2 gene encoding phakinin isoform X1: MPLPRRRSSFLGQQPPASATESAAGPGRRVSVGGLSRPPGVYVGSVPTGGVSSLGTRVSRRALGISSVFLQGLRSSCSAVPLAAGLEKGRALSYESLNGCLVEYIEKVRALEQVNQELEEHIRVYLDKKSSSVGSWGALRESWEAIYHQVGEAVLENARLMLHTENIQACAEDFKDRYENEQPFRKAVEDEINSLYKVIDDANLTKMDLESQIESMKEELTLLSKNHEEDVKVLYKQLAGSQLEELDVPLGSGLDNILEKIRIHWERDIEKNRAETGALLRTKQQAEATAAVRSQEEELVEGLRTEFHETACKIQSLQAETESLRTLKRGLENSLYDAKHWHDIELQNLGSVISKLEAEIAEIKAETEQQQQDRENLLTNKQQLEKDIAAYHCLLDGEQSRYLLSKTSVP, from the exons atgccctTGCCGAGGCGCCGGTCGTCCTTCTtggggcagcagccccctgcctccGCAACGGAgagcgcggcggggcccgggcgCCGCGTGAGCGTGGGGGGCCTGTCGAGACCCCCCGGCGTCTACGTGGGCTCCGTGCCCACCGGAGGAGTGAGCAGCTTGGGCACCCGCGTGTCCCGCCGAGCCCTGGGCATCAGCAGCGTCTTCCTCCAGGGCTTgcgcagctcctgctctgccgTGCCCCTGGCTGCGGGGCTGGAGAAGGGCAGGGCGCTCTCCTACGAGAGCCTGAACGGCTGCCTGGTGGAGTACATCGAGAAGGTGCGAGCCCTCGAGCAGGTCaaccaggagctggaggagcacaTCCGAGTCTACCTGGACAAGAAATCCTCCAGCGTGGGCAGCTGGGGAGCGCTGCGGGAGAGCTGGGAGGCCATCTACCACCAG GTGGGTGAAGCGGTCCTTGAAAATGCCCGTCTCATGCTGCACACCGAGAACATTCAAGCCTGTGCTGAAGACTTTAAAGACAG GTATGAAAATGAGCAGCCATTCAGAAAGGCAGTGGAAGATGAAATTAATTCCCTTTATAAAGTGATTGATGATGCTAATTTAACTAAAATGGATCTGGAGAGTCAGATAGAAAGCATGAAAGAAGAGCTGACTTTGCTGTCAAAGAATCATGAAGAA GACGTGAAGGTATTGTACAAACAGCTTGCTGGATCTCAGCTGGAAGAACTCGATGTTCCCCTGGGAAGTGGCCTGGACAACATActggaaaaaatcagaatcCACTGGGAGAGAGACATCGAAAAGAATCGTGCTGAGACGGGTGCCCTGCTCCGTACCAAG CAACAGGCTGAAGCAACAGCTGCAGTGCGAAGCCAGGAGGAAGAACTGGTGGAGGGCCTCAGAACCGAGTTCCATGAAACTGCCTGCAAAATACAGAGCTTGCAGGCTGAAACTGAATCCTTGAGAACCTTG AAGAGGGGTCTGGAGAACTCCTTATACGATGCCAAGCACTGGCATGACATCGAACTGCAGAACCTAGGCTCTGTCATTTCCAAGCTGGAGGCAGAGATtgcagaaatcaaagcagaaactgagcagcagcagcaggatcgTGAAAATCTGCTGACCAACAAGCAACAGCTGGAGAAAGACATTGCTGCATATCACTGCCTTCTGGATGGAGAGCAAAGCAGGTACTTGTTATCGAAAACAAGCGTGCCGTGA
- the BFSP2 gene encoding phakinin isoform X2 has protein sequence MPLPRRRSSFLGQQPPASATESAAGPGRRVSVGGLSRPPGVYVGSVPTGGVSSLGTRVSRRALGISSVFLQGLRSSCSAVPLAAGLEKGRALSYESLNGCLVEYIEKVRALEQVNQELEEHIRVYLDKKSSSVGSWGALRESWEAIYHQVGEAVLENARLMLHTENIQACAEDFKDRYENEQPFRKAVEDEINSLYKVIDDANLTKMDLESQIESMKEELTLLSKNHEEDVKVLYKQLAGSQLEELDVPLGSGLDNILEKIRIHWERDIEKNRAETGALLRTKQQAEATAAVRSQEEELVEGLRTEFHETACKIQSLQAETESLRTLKRGLENSLYDAKHWHDIELQNLGSVISKLEAEIAEIKAETEQQQQDRENLLTNKQQLEKDIAAYHCLLDGEQSS, from the exons atgccctTGCCGAGGCGCCGGTCGTCCTTCTtggggcagcagccccctgcctccGCAACGGAgagcgcggcggggcccgggcgCCGCGTGAGCGTGGGGGGCCTGTCGAGACCCCCCGGCGTCTACGTGGGCTCCGTGCCCACCGGAGGAGTGAGCAGCTTGGGCACCCGCGTGTCCCGCCGAGCCCTGGGCATCAGCAGCGTCTTCCTCCAGGGCTTgcgcagctcctgctctgccgTGCCCCTGGCTGCGGGGCTGGAGAAGGGCAGGGCGCTCTCCTACGAGAGCCTGAACGGCTGCCTGGTGGAGTACATCGAGAAGGTGCGAGCCCTCGAGCAGGTCaaccaggagctggaggagcacaTCCGAGTCTACCTGGACAAGAAATCCTCCAGCGTGGGCAGCTGGGGAGCGCTGCGGGAGAGCTGGGAGGCCATCTACCACCAG GTGGGTGAAGCGGTCCTTGAAAATGCCCGTCTCATGCTGCACACCGAGAACATTCAAGCCTGTGCTGAAGACTTTAAAGACAG GTATGAAAATGAGCAGCCATTCAGAAAGGCAGTGGAAGATGAAATTAATTCCCTTTATAAAGTGATTGATGATGCTAATTTAACTAAAATGGATCTGGAGAGTCAGATAGAAAGCATGAAAGAAGAGCTGACTTTGCTGTCAAAGAATCATGAAGAA GACGTGAAGGTATTGTACAAACAGCTTGCTGGATCTCAGCTGGAAGAACTCGATGTTCCCCTGGGAAGTGGCCTGGACAACATActggaaaaaatcagaatcCACTGGGAGAGAGACATCGAAAAGAATCGTGCTGAGACGGGTGCCCTGCTCCGTACCAAG CAACAGGCTGAAGCAACAGCTGCAGTGCGAAGCCAGGAGGAAGAACTGGTGGAGGGCCTCAGAACCGAGTTCCATGAAACTGCCTGCAAAATACAGAGCTTGCAGGCTGAAACTGAATCCTTGAGAACCTTG AAGAGGGGTCTGGAGAACTCCTTATACGATGCCAAGCACTGGCATGACATCGAACTGCAGAACCTAGGCTCTGTCATTTCCAAGCTGGAGGCAGAGATtgcagaaatcaaagcagaaactgagcagcagcagcaggatcgTGAAAATCTGCTGACCAACAAGCAACAGCTGGAGAAAGACATTGCTGCATATCACTGCCTTCTGGATGGAGAGCAAAGCAG cTGA